The Candidatus Mycolicibacterium alkanivorans genome contains a region encoding:
- a CDS encoding alpha/beta fold hydrolase has translation MEIRTGTAKVPRGQERSDSGDGRDQDLEIYYEDIGNPGDPPVLLVMGLGAQLLLWRNGFVERLVDQGHRVIRYDNRDVGLSSKLHGRRADGALVPSLARSFFGLPSKSVYTLEHMADDAAALLDHLGLDRAHVVGASMGGMIAQIFAAQHAHRTNALGIISSSNNSALLPPPAPKALLSLITGPPPNSPREVIVENSIRVSRIIGSPGYPATEEKLRAEAIEAYERAHYPQGIARHFGAVLGSGSLKRYDKQISAPTVVIHGRADKLMRPSGGRSIASAIPNARLVLFDGMAHDLPEALWDDIVGELKTTFAEVS, from the coding sequence TTGGAGATCCGCACCGGCACCGCCAAGGTTCCTCGGGGGCAGGAGCGCAGCGACTCGGGGGACGGACGAGACCAGGACCTGGAGATCTACTACGAGGACATCGGCAACCCCGGCGACCCGCCGGTGCTGCTGGTGATGGGCCTGGGCGCGCAACTTCTGTTGTGGCGCAACGGTTTCGTCGAACGCCTGGTCGATCAGGGCCATCGGGTGATCCGCTACGACAACCGCGACGTGGGGTTGTCGTCGAAGCTGCACGGCCGCCGCGCTGACGGTGCGCTGGTGCCCAGCCTGGCGCGTTCGTTTTTCGGGCTGCCGAGCAAGTCGGTGTACACCCTGGAACACATGGCAGACGACGCCGCGGCATTGCTCGACCATCTCGGGCTCGACCGCGCGCACGTCGTCGGCGCATCGATGGGCGGGATGATCGCGCAGATCTTCGCCGCACAGCACGCCCACCGCACGAACGCACTGGGAATCATCTCCTCGTCCAACAACTCCGCGTTGCTGCCGCCGCCGGCGCCGAAGGCATTGCTGTCGTTGATCACCGGCCCGCCGCCGAACTCCCCGCGCGAGGTCATCGTCGAGAACTCGATCCGGGTCAGCAGGATCATCGGCTCCCCTGGCTATCCGGCAACCGAAGAGAAGCTCCGCGCCGAGGCGATCGAGGCCTACGAGCGGGCGCACTACCCCCAGGGCATTGCGCGGCATTTCGGTGCGGTTCTCGGCAGCGGCAGCCTGAAACGCTACGACAAGCAGATCAGCGCGCCCACTGTCGTGATCCATGGCCGAGCGGACAAGCTGATGCGCCCGTCGGGCGGCCGCTCGATCGCGTCGGCAATCCCGAATGCGCGCCTCGTCCTGTTCGACGGTATGGCCCACGATCTGCCTGAAGCGCTGTGGGACGACATCGTCGGTGAGCTGAAGACCACATTTGCCGAGGTCAGCTAG